In Epinephelus moara isolate mb chromosome 20, YSFRI_EMoa_1.0, whole genome shotgun sequence, the genomic stretch GGGTGGTGGGGCGGGGGTGCAGAGGATTTCGGACAGGTCGTCCATGATACAGGTCTCCTTGGGGTCGACCAGGTTGAATTCCCTTACGAAAACGATGAAATGTGCATACAGAGTGTTCAAGTGGCCCTGCAGGTCCAGAGCCACCGTCTCTTTAAAGTGCGCCCAGTAGAGGTGAGCCAGCACGTGGAACAGATACCGGCAGATCTTCTTTACCAAGGACTCAAAGGAGTTGGGGAACTCTTTGCCTGAAGggagaaaagaaacacacaggaGAGACGGGATTAGACAGGAGTCACCGCGAGGGAGTTTAAATGACAAGGCTGGTGTTGTGTGGATTTTTATATCAACAAGTCCTGTGAAACACCAAAATCaacaatgtgtttgtctgtctccaaACACTCTCTGTTCACTACTACACTCATCCACAAGTCTATTTGTTCCTACTAAAGATGCAAACCTTTAAAACCTGGTCATAAATATAAAGTTTCATATAAAAAAGGGCTAAATAATTTCCTTTGTACTGTAGTCAGttgaaaaattactcaaacttGAAATAGCTCATTCATTGGAGACTATTTTCAGCCACGGATAACAACACCACTGGTGCTCTAACATCTGTATTTACCGCAGCAGGACGGAGTCTATTAAATCAACTCAACATAAACCATAGTAACCATGTTCGTTATAATAACCAATGTCACCCAGTGGTGcccatttatgtgtttttaatcgTTTTTGGACGACACTGGAGCTCTGTGACAGAGAGGAATACAAATCAGTAGGAACACTTCATTATTTTGGTCTTTCAATGAGatttatggcaaaaaaaaaagaagaaaaaacagactATCAccaatgttattttttaatgactatAAGTATAACCTCTGGCCTTTTGAATTATATTTGAGCAGAAATACTAGTTAATGAATTGATGAGTTGCTCAAATAATGAAGTGCtacaggaatgagtcctaacaTGTGGCAATGAGTTAGCATTTctgcactcctggttccctcgccTCAAAGTCAACGTTTTTATGAATGTGGTTTTGgtgagatgcctgaaataaagtctgtggttaacacaagcttaagagactttcgtGTTTTGTTGTACGGCATAAAATACTTCAGTtaataccccactcatgaatttGGAAGCCTTACGGTATCTTTAAAAAGATGGTTGCTAACAAGCTGCTGAATGAGACTACGGACAGATTTACAGCCTGGTTGAGGTGCCGACTTTTAAGTCATGCGActtggtgtagtttgtttacagcctaaagttagctttttacttctgccgATTGCGTTTACACTTAAacaatcataaaagtggtgttgatttgtaaagattattttgcttaacaaaatgtgtaatgttgcattcacatggaatcaggcagacgCACAGCACgggaaaaataaaaagcaaaacagtCTGGCGGAATGGCGGGATGGTGTGTTGATGATATGTTGTGATCATCATGCCAGATTGTTTACAAAGAATGgaataaaacataaatcaaattattctgtgtttattatTCGATGTAATTTTTCCTAGTAATGTCCAAACATTGTCAAGATTGCCCGTATTTTCACCATGCATAAAGTTACGTAACACTTGGTTGTAAATTCGATCTGGGAGGACAGCAgaagtttaaaatattttaactgtgACAAGGGGAAACTGAATTTCTCCTTGAGGGACTGATTTCtgtttcactattttttttatcctaCAAAGCAAAGggttaatcaattaatcaagaaatgAATCAGCTAATTATTCTATAGTGACTATAACTGTAAAATGCAGCCCCAAGTAACATCACTATAACTTCTTTCAAATACTTGGTGTATGTGACCACCACTCTGTCACTGACTCTATCCATGTGAAGCAGCAGGGGGCAGCACTATAACATGAGTTACTCCCAGGAGTCATCAAACCTTCAGAGGGACACTCACCGTATTTTGTTGGAAAGATTTCCTCATCTGTGACCAGTTTCTGACAAAGACTCATTACGAAGTCAACATATTGTGGAGCAGTGCACTTCGTCTTCTTCCCCCTCTCGTCATACCAGTAGTATATTCtatagagaaagacaaagaagacaTGCCAATTCATGTTGTCATGTACGCCTTGCAAAACAGCAGGAAAGACACATCATCGAAACAGGATACTGTGACACAACTGAGTGTTAATTAATCATAATGAATATTTTCTAAAGAATGCTTGTGGTTGAAGCAGGAGCTGCTCAGACAGTAAAAGAACATTTCCTGGTGCATAAAACGGTCAGTGTCACTCAAGTGGGAAGAGAAACAACACACACGTGAGCTATGAGGCATAATTAGCCTGTGAGACATCACCGTCCTTTTTCCTCATTCGGGgaaaaccaacacacccagtGACAATTCACTTTCTGGATGACGTGGTTCAGAATTACAATACGGTCATGTGTCATATTACCCTGTTatcatgtttgcatgttttcataCCACTGGACCTTCTGAACTCCGCGCCCCTGAGCTTTAATTTCCTGATTGGGCCAAAGTCCCTGCTGTTCTGGGAGTTAACGGGACACTGACGACCCCCCAGTCCTGCTGCTGATCAAACATTTCCAGAGGGGGGTGACCCACATAGCTGATTTGTAGGCAGGGGATCTGAGTTATGGTTAACAAAAGTCAGACAGCAGGTCAGCAGCACAGAACGAGTCACGCTAGAGGGTCGGTAGACGCCTTAGGAATAAATGAATGAGCTAACAAGGGGAGAGGCAGTGAAACAGGACCAGTAACCACCGAGACAAAGGGCCGGCTGACTGATCGGCGAGCTGGAAAGGTCAATTAATAACCTGATGAAAGAGTGAAAAGAAATGTGCATGCAGGTGTGAGTCTGGGAGGCAGTGGGGCAGACATTACAAATCCTGAGGAATGTAAAGCGTCCACATAACTGACCCTGCAGGAGGGGACCTACTGACCGCAGCACCAGCACCAGACTCTTACAATGCACTTACTCACTCAAGAttagactgtgtgtttgtgtgtgggagagacACAGAATAAACTACAAACATGCCTTCTTCACTCAGACACACTGACCCAGACATGATGAAGCTGTGGCCACATTCAGTATGAAGCTCTGCTGCAGAGGAGGGTTTACGTTAGGGAGGGAATCAGCTGAGGCCCCATGACACGATATCACCATGATACTTGAGTCACAAactaatattattgtgatttttaatgGTATGCTGTGTATTGTGATATCATCCTGTGGTATATTGTAATCTATTACCCTtctccaactgcaaattatgt encodes the following:
- the mob2a gene encoding MOB kinase activator 2a isoform X3, with product MRFKRNGSYTLNRKSKTKPNGKKPPAEEKKQYLELEYTKIRVVDFDLKELVVLPREIDLNEWLASNTTTFFNLINLQYSTISEFCTGDTCQAMTACNTIYYWYDERGKKTKCTAPQYVDFVMSLCQKLVTDEEIFPTKYGKEFPNSFESLVKKICRYLFHVLAHLYWAHFKETVALDLQGHLNTLYAHFIVFVREFNLVDPKETCIMDDLSEILCTPAPPPAPTPAPSAPASAPSPSSQNHVTER
- the mob2a gene encoding MOB kinase activator 2a isoform X4; its protein translation is MDWLMGKSKTKPNGKKPPAEEKKQYLELEYTKIRVVDFDLKELVVLPREIDLNEWLASNTTTFFNLINLQYSTISEFCTGDTCQAMTACNTIYYWYDERGKKTKCTAPQYVDFVMSLCQKLVTDEEIFPTKYGKEFPNSFESLVKKICRYLFHVLAHLYWAHFKETVALDLQGHLNTLYAHFIVFVREFNLVDPKETCIMDDLSEILCTPAPPPAPTPAPSAPASAPSPSSQNHVTER
- the mob2a gene encoding MOB kinase activator 2a isoform X2, translating into MGVLVCCDCFFYRKSKTKPNGKKPPAEEKKQYLELEYTKIRVVDFDLKELVVLPREIDLNEWLASNTTTFFNLINLQYSTISEFCTGDTCQAMTACNTIYYWYDERGKKTKCTAPQYVDFVMSLCQKLVTDEEIFPTKYGKEFPNSFESLVKKICRYLFHVLAHLYWAHFKETVALDLQGHLNTLYAHFIVFVREFNLVDPKETCIMDDLSEILCTPAPPPAPTPAPSAPASAPSPSSQNHVTER